A region from the Serinibacter arcticus genome encodes:
- the der gene encoding ribosome biogenesis GTPase Der has translation MDGVTDINTPDDTADDAELELPETVVINLAETEDDVRAAEVMRLGLEDYELDEEDAAVLSGVRELRGDEIPDAALPVLAVVGRPNVGKSTLVNRVLGRREAVVQDTPGVTRDRVRYRAEWAGRPFILVDTGGWEHDARGLNARVADQAEIAVSLADAVIFVVDATVGPTATDEKVVQVLRRSGKPVLLVANKVDSGRDEADAATLWSLGLGEPYPVSALHGRGSGDMLDAAMALLPEISAVGGAMPAGGPHRVALVGKPNVGKSSLLNSILGHQRVVVDDVAGTTRDPVDELVEVGGKPWILVDTAGIRRRVHQTQGADFYASLRTQAAIEKAEVAVVIIDASQTITEQDIRVIQEVIDAGRALVVAYNKWDLMDEDRRPYLEREIEQGLVQIPWAPRVNISAKTRWHVDRIGKHLDTALDGWETRVPTGRLNAFLGELSAATPHPVRSGKQPRILFGTQADTRPPRFVLFATGFLEAGYRRFIERRLREEFGFVGTPIEISVRVREKRKR, from the coding sequence ATGGACGGCGTGACTGACATCAACACGCCGGACGACACCGCCGACGACGCCGAGCTCGAGCTTCCCGAGACGGTCGTGATCAACCTGGCGGAGACCGAGGACGACGTCCGCGCCGCCGAGGTGATGCGGCTCGGCCTCGAGGACTACGAGCTCGACGAGGAGGACGCCGCCGTCCTCTCCGGCGTGCGCGAGCTCCGGGGCGACGAGATCCCCGACGCCGCGCTGCCCGTGCTCGCGGTCGTCGGCCGCCCCAACGTCGGCAAGTCCACGCTCGTCAACCGCGTGCTCGGCCGCCGCGAGGCGGTCGTCCAGGACACCCCGGGCGTCACGCGCGACCGCGTCCGCTACCGCGCCGAGTGGGCCGGCCGCCCGTTCATCCTCGTCGACACCGGCGGTTGGGAGCACGACGCCCGCGGCCTCAACGCGCGCGTGGCCGACCAGGCCGAGATCGCGGTGTCGCTGGCCGACGCCGTCATCTTCGTCGTCGACGCCACCGTCGGCCCGACGGCGACGGACGAGAAGGTCGTCCAGGTGCTGCGCCGCTCCGGCAAGCCGGTGCTGCTCGTGGCCAACAAGGTCGACAGCGGCCGCGACGAGGCCGACGCCGCCACGCTGTGGTCGCTCGGTCTCGGCGAGCCCTACCCCGTCTCGGCGCTGCACGGCCGCGGCAGCGGCGACATGCTCGACGCCGCGATGGCCCTGCTGCCCGAGATCTCGGCCGTCGGGGGCGCGATGCCCGCCGGCGGACCGCACCGCGTCGCGCTCGTCGGAAAGCCGAACGTCGGCAAGTCCAGCCTGCTGAACTCGATCCTCGGCCACCAGCGCGTGGTCGTCGACGACGTGGCCGGCACGACCCGCGACCCGGTCGACGAGCTCGTCGAGGTCGGCGGCAAGCCGTGGATCCTGGTCGACACCGCCGGCATCCGTCGTCGCGTGCACCAGACCCAGGGCGCGGACTTCTACGCCTCGCTGCGGACGCAGGCCGCGATCGAGAAGGCGGAGGTCGCCGTCGTCATCATCGACGCGAGCCAGACGATCACCGAGCAGGACATCCGCGTGATCCAGGAGGTCATCGACGCCGGTCGCGCGCTCGTCGTCGCCTACAACAAGTGGGACCTCATGGACGAGGACCGCCGCCCCTACCTCGAGCGCGAGATCGAGCAGGGCCTGGTCCAGATCCCGTGGGCGCCGCGCGTGAACATCTCCGCCAAGACCCGCTGGCACGTCGACCGGATCGGCAAGCACCTCGACACCGCGCTGGACGGCTGGGAGACCCGTGTGCCGACCGGACGCCTCAACGCGTTCCTCGGTGAGCTGTCGGCCGCGACGCCGCACCCCGTCCGCAGCGGCAAGCAGCCGCGCATCCTGTTCGGCACCCAGGCGGACACGCGTCCGCCGCGGTTCGTGCTGTTCGCGACGGGCTTCCTCGAGGCCGGCTACCGCCGCTTCATCGAGCGTCGCCTGCGCGAGGAGTTCGGTTTCGTCGGCACCCCGATCGAGATCAGCGTCCGCGTGCGGGAGAAGCGCAAGCGGTGA